The Chloroflexota bacterium nucleotide sequence TTGAGATAAAAGTTGCATACAGGAGTGAAGAACTGGCCTAAAGTAAACTAAGGTTTTGGAGGAAGGGGTAGAGTTGGGGTTTGGATCAAGAATTGAGTACGTGGAGGTAGAACATGAAGGAAAAGGTTGAAGCGGTACTGGCTAAGATAAGACCTAATTTGCAGGCAGACGGTGGTGATGTGGAGTTGGTGGATGTCAAGTCCGGTGTTGTAAGGGTAAGGCT carries:
- a CDS encoding NifU family protein, encoding MKEKVEAVLAKIRPNLQADGGDVELVDVKSGVVRVRLKGACGGCPMAAITLKDGIERALKEEVPGIKQVVAV